A window of the Emys orbicularis isolate rEmyOrb1 chromosome 1, rEmyOrb1.hap1, whole genome shotgun sequence genome harbors these coding sequences:
- the LOC135894499 gene encoding olfactory receptor 51G2-like yields MSFVNGTKFNSAVFLLTGIPGKEDVHLWISIPFSLMYVISIVGNSVILFIIKIDPSLHEPMYIFLSMLAITDLALSISTMPTTLGIFLLNSREISLDACFAQLFFIHLLKCIESSVLLLMAFDRFIAICNPLRYASILTLPRIGKMGLVCVLRGVALILPLPFLLQRFRYCRSNVLSHCYCLNQDVMKMACSDIRVNSIYGLSVSVFTVWMDSLLIFLSYVMILKTVLSITSHAECLRALNTCVSHLCAVLLFYTPMIGLSVIHRFGEGSSPLLQIPLGYIHVLVPPVMNPIVYSVKSKHLRVRIIRVFIK; encoded by the coding sequence ATGTCATTTGTCAATGGCACCAAATTCAactctgcagtgttccttctcacTGGGATACCTGGGAAGGAAGACGTCCACCTCTGGATTTCTATCCCCTTTAGCTTAATGTACGTTATTTCGATAGtaggaaattcagtcattctgttcattataaaaatagatccaagcctccatgagcccatgtacattttcctttccatgttggccatCACAGACCTTGCCTTATCGATATCCACCATGCCGACGACACTGGGTATATTCTTGCTTAACTCTAGAGAGATCAGCCTCGATGCCTGTTttgcccagctgttcttcatccacttgCTTAAATGCATTGAATCCTCTGTGctcttgttgatggcctttgaccgctttATTGCGATCTGTAACCCGctgagatatgcttccatcttaacCCTGCCAAGAATAGGCAAGATGGGACTGGTGTGTGTGCTAAGAGGGGTGGCTCTAATACTCCCACTCCCTTTTCTCCTTCAACGGTTCCGATATTGTCGAtccaatgtcctctcccattgCTACTGCCTAAACCAGGACGTCATGAAGATGGCTTGTTCAGATATCAGAGTAAACAGCATCTATGGCTTGTCTGTTTCAGTCTTTACGGTGTGGATGGACTCGCTGCTCATCTTTCTTtcttatgtgatgatcctcaaaacagtgctgagcatcACGTCCCATGCGGAGTGCCTCAGAGCCCTGAACACCtgcgtctcccacctctgtgcagtccTGCTCTTCTACACGCCAATGATTGGCCTGTCTGTGATACACAGATTCGGGGAGGGCTcttctcccttgcttcagattccCCTGGGCTATATCCACGTGCTCGTCCCGCCCGTGATGAATCCAATTGTGTACagcgtgaaaagcaaacaccttcgtgTGAGGATAATTAGGGTGTTCATCAAGTGA
- the LOC135882455 gene encoding olfactory receptor 51G2-like, which yields MSAVNDTNFNSAVFLLTGIPGQEDVHLWISIPFCLMYVISIVGNSLILFIIKTDPSLHEPMYIFLSMLAITDFGLSITTIPTILGIYMFNCREISLNACFAQLFFIHSLQCIESSVLLLMAFDRLIAICNPLRYASILTLQRIAEMGLVFLLRGMAIIVPLPFLLKRFQYCQANVLSHSYCLHQEVMKMACSDITVSSIYGLFTNLLTMGLDSLLILLSYVMIIKTVLSIASHAECFRALNTCISHLCAVLLFYTPEIGLSVIHRFGKGSFPLLQILLGYISLLVPPLINPIVYSVKSKRLRVRIIRVFVK from the coding sequence atgtcagctgtcaatgacaccaacttcaactctgcagtgttccttctcaccGGGATACCAGGGCAGGAAGACGTCCATCTCTGGATCTCTATCCCCTTCTGCTTAATGTATGTTATTTCGATAGTAGGAAATTCActcattctgttcattataaaaacagatccaagcctccatgagcccatgtacattttcctttccatgttggccatCACAGATTTTGGCTTATCGATAACCACCATACCGACGATACTGGGCATATACATGTTTAACTGTAGGGAGATCAGCCTCAATGCCTGTTTTGCCCAACTGTTCTTCATCCACTCGCTTCAATGCATTGAATCCTCTGTACTCTTGCTGATGGCCTTTGACCGCCTCAtcgcaatctgtaacccactgagatatgcttccatcttaacGCTGCAGAGAATAGCCGAGATGGGATTGGTCTTTCTGCTAAGAGGGATGGCTATAATAgtcccactcccctttctcctgaaacGGTTCCAATACTGTCAagccaatgtcctctcccattcctactgcctgcACCAGGAGGTCATGAAGATGGCTTGTTCGGATATAACAGTCAGCAGCATCTATGGCTTGTTTACTAATCTTTTAACGATGGGGTTGGACTCACTGCTCATCTTactctcttatgtgatgatcatcaaaacagtgctgagcattGCATCTCATGCGGAGTGCTtcagggccctgaacacctgcaTCTCCCACCTCTGCGCCGTCTTGCTTTTCTACACACCAGAGATTGGCTTGTCTGTGATACACAGATTTGGGAAGGGCTCTTTTCCGTTACTTCAGATTCTGCTGGGCTACATCTCCCTGCTGGTCCCGCCTCTAATAAATCCAATTGTGTACAGTGTGAAAAGCAAACGCCTGCGTGTGAGGATAATCAGGGTGTTTGTCAAGTGA
- the LOC135895607 gene encoding olfactory receptor 51G2-like, translating to MSAVNDTKFNSAVFLLTGIPGQEDIYRLISIPICLMYVISIVGNSVILFIIKTDPSLHEPMYIFLSMLAITDLGILISTMPTILGIYLFNSREISLDACFAQLFFIHSFQCIESSILLLMAVDRFIAIRNPLRYASILTLQRIAKVGLVFVLIRFALTVPLPFLLKRFRYCRANVLSHSYCLFQEVMKMACSDITINSIYGLVVTFLTMGLDSLLIFLSYVMILKTVLSITSHMECLRALNTCVSHLCAVLLFYTPEISLSVIHRFGKGSPPFLQILLGYVYLLVPPLMNPIVYSVKSKHLRERIIMVFVK from the coding sequence atgtcagctgtcaatgacaccaaattcaactctgcagtgttccttctcaccgggatacctgggcaggaagacATCTACCGGTTGATCTCTATCCCCATCTGCTTGATGTATGTTATTTCGATAGtaggaaattcagtcattctgttcattataaaaacagatccaagcctccatgaacccatgtacattttcctttccatgttagCCATCACAGACCTTGGCATATTGATATCCACCATGCCGACGATACTGGGCATATACTTGTTTAACTCTAGGGAGATTAGCCTTGATGCCTGTTTTgctcagctgttcttcatccactcaTTTCAATGCATTGAATCCTCCATTCTCTTGCTGATGGCCGTTGACCGCTTCATCGCGATCCGTAACCCactgagatatgcttccatcttaacCCTGCAGAGAATAGCCAAGGTGGGACTTGTGTTTGTGCTAATACGGTTTGCCCTAACAgtcccactcccctttctcttaAAACGGTTCCGATACTGTCgagccaatgtcctctcccattcctactgcctgTTCCAGGAGGTCATGAAGATGGCTTGTTCGGATATCACAATCAACAGCATCTATGGCTTGGTTGTTACATTCTTAACAATGGGGTTGGACTCACtgctcatcttcctctcttatgtgatgatcctcaaaacagtgctTAGCATCACGTCCCACATGGAGTGCCTgagggccctgaacacctgcgtctcccacctctgtgccgtCCTGCTCTTCTACACGCCAGAGATCAGCTTGTCTGTGATACACAGATTTGGGAAGGGCTCTCCTCCCTTTCTGCAGATTCTCCTGGGCTACGTCTACCTGCTTGTCCCGCCTCTGATGAACCCAATCGTTTACagcgtgaaaagcaaacaccttcgtgAGAGGATAATCATGGTGTTCGTCAAGTGA